The following proteins are encoded in a genomic region of Pseudomonas saponiphila:
- a CDS encoding phosphoethanolamine transferase CptA, producing the protein MALFKRSNSSAAGFDWMGLLWLFLFFWYFSGITQLLIQLTDTSGFAGFRQAFFMSAIWLAPMLLFPARTKVMAAVIGVVLWACSMASLGYFFIYQQEFSQSVIFIIFESNPSEAGEYLTQYFAWWMVAAFLAHTAFAIFLWTRLRPVYLPRGQALLAAVAILVAIVGYPLVKQISRADTMADGLEKFETRIEPAVPWQMVVAYRRYRQQLDGMQGMLDSVSKIPPLTNLKDSMANQPATLVLVIGESTNRQRMSLYGYPRQTTPELDKLKDQLAVFNNVITPRPYTIEALQQVLTFADEENPDLYLKTPSLVSVMKQAGYKTYWITNQQTMTKRNTMLTTFSEQADEQVYLNNNRNQNARQYDGDVLEPFSKALADSAPRKFIVVHLLGTHMSYQYRYPPTFEKFTDRQGVPAGVHDDQVPTYNSYDNAVLYNDFVVSSLIKDYAKTDPNGFLLYLSDHGEDVFDSAGHDTLGRNEGKPTAPMYTIPFMAWASPKWRETHDWNFASDLSRPYISSQLVHTWAELAGLSFDQLDPSRSLVSDSFKPRPLLIGNPYSRQSKPLIDFSLMKPKTPADAAVVQQ; encoded by the coding sequence ATGGCTTTGTTCAAACGCAGTAACTCATCTGCGGCGGGTTTCGATTGGATGGGCCTGCTCTGGCTATTCCTGTTCTTCTGGTATTTCTCCGGCATCACCCAACTGCTGATCCAGCTGACCGACACGTCCGGCTTCGCCGGTTTCCGCCAGGCGTTCTTCATGAGTGCCATCTGGCTGGCGCCGATGCTGCTGTTCCCGGCTCGCACCAAAGTCATGGCGGCGGTGATCGGCGTGGTGCTCTGGGCCTGTTCCATGGCCAGCCTGGGCTACTTCTTCATCTACCAGCAGGAGTTCTCGCAAAGCGTCATTTTCATCATCTTCGAGTCCAACCCCTCGGAAGCTGGTGAATACCTGACCCAGTACTTTGCCTGGTGGATGGTCGCGGCCTTCCTGGCCCACACGGCCTTTGCCATCTTTCTCTGGACCCGCCTGCGCCCGGTCTACCTGCCCCGGGGCCAGGCACTGCTCGCCGCCGTGGCGATCCTGGTGGCGATTGTCGGCTACCCCCTGGTCAAACAGATCTCGCGCGCAGATACCATGGCCGACGGCCTGGAAAAATTCGAAACCCGCATCGAGCCGGCCGTGCCATGGCAGATGGTGGTCGCCTATCGCCGCTACCGTCAGCAGCTGGACGGCATGCAAGGCATGCTCGACAGCGTCAGCAAGATTCCGCCCCTGACCAACCTCAAGGACAGCATGGCCAACCAGCCAGCCACCCTGGTGCTGGTGATCGGCGAATCCACCAACCGCCAGCGCATGAGCCTCTACGGCTATCCGCGCCAGACCACTCCGGAGCTGGACAAGCTCAAGGACCAGCTGGCGGTGTTCAACAACGTCATCACCCCGCGCCCCTATACCATCGAGGCGTTGCAGCAGGTGCTGACCTTTGCTGATGAAGAAAACCCCGACCTGTATCTCAAGACCCCGTCCCTGGTCAGCGTGATGAAGCAGGCCGGCTACAAGACCTACTGGATCACCAACCAGCAGACCATGACCAAGCGCAACACCATGCTCACCACCTTTTCCGAACAGGCGGACGAGCAGGTGTACCTGAACAACAACCGCAACCAGAACGCCCGCCAGTACGACGGTGACGTGCTGGAGCCCTTCTCCAAGGCCCTGGCCGACAGCGCCCCACGCAAGTTCATCGTGGTGCACCTGCTGGGCACGCACATGAGCTACCAGTACCGCTACCCGCCGACCTTCGAGAAATTCACCGATCGCCAGGGCGTGCCGGCCGGCGTGCACGACGACCAGGTGCCGACCTACAACAGCTATGACAACGCCGTGCTGTACAACGACTTCGTGGTGTCCAGCCTGATCAAGGACTACGCCAAGACCGACCCCAACGGCTTCCTGCTGTACCTGTCGGACCACGGCGAAGACGTCTTCGACTCCGCCGGGCACGACACCCTGGGACGCAACGAAGGCAAGCCCACCGCGCCGATGTACACCATTCCATTCATGGCCTGGGCCTCGCCGAAATGGCGCGAAACCCATGACTGGAACTTTGCTTCCGACCTCAGCCGGCCCTACATCAGCTCCCAGCTGGTGCATACCTGGGCCGAACTGGCCGGCCTGAGCTTCGATCAGCTGGACCCAAGCCGCAGCCTGGTCAGCGACAGCTTCAAGCCGCGCCCCTTGCTGATTGGCAACCCCTACTCGCGCCAGAGCAAGCCGCTGATCGACTTCAGCCTGATGAAGCCCAAGACCCCGGCCGACGCCGCCGTGGTACAGCAGTAA
- a CDS encoding DUF6026 family protein, with translation MGTVQPARPAQTLYVTIRRDELRQLREQRDQLQQEVAQLRRMLQAQAQGPVAELHLPSAS, from the coding sequence ATGGGCACAGTACAACCGGCACGACCAGCACAAACCCTGTATGTGACCATTCGTCGCGACGAATTGCGTCAGCTCAGGGAGCAACGCGATCAATTGCAACAAGAGGTCGCACAACTGCGCCGGATGTTACAGGCCCAGGCTCAAGGCCCTGTCGCCGAGCTGCACCTCCCCTCCGCGAGCTGA
- the gnd gene encoding phosphogluconate dehydrogenase (NAD(+)-dependent, decarboxylating): MQLGIIGLGRMGGNIARRLMLNGHQTVVFDRNTEFVSTLAAEGAKGVADLPALVAGLEKPRAVWVMLPAGAPTEDTIDTLSQLLEPGDVIIDGGNTYYKDDIRRARDLAQKGLKYIDVGTSGGVWGLERGYCMMIGGDADEVLRLDPLFAALAPGLGSIPRTKDRVADDDRAERGYIHAGPAGAGHFVKMIHNGIEYGMMQAFAEGFDILKTKSSEILPEDQRFDLNVADIAEVWRRGSVVSSWLLDLTADALAGDPKLEGFSGSVADSGEGRWTIEAAMEQAVPVPVLSNSLFSRYRSRGQGTYGDKLLSAMRFGFGGHVESGKK; the protein is encoded by the coding sequence ATGCAACTGGGGATTATTGGACTGGGCCGCATGGGCGGTAACATTGCACGGCGCTTGATGCTCAATGGGCACCAAACCGTAGTCTTTGACCGCAACACCGAGTTCGTCAGCACCCTGGCCGCCGAAGGCGCCAAGGGCGTCGCCGATCTGCCGGCCCTGGTGGCCGGCCTGGAAAAACCCCGCGCAGTCTGGGTCATGCTGCCCGCCGGCGCACCCACCGAGGACACCATCGACACCCTCAGCCAGTTGCTGGAACCGGGTGACGTCATCATCGACGGCGGCAACACCTACTATAAGGACGACATCCGTCGCGCCCGCGATCTGGCGCAAAAGGGCCTGAAGTACATCGACGTCGGCACCTCCGGCGGCGTCTGGGGCCTGGAGCGCGGCTACTGCATGATGATCGGCGGCGACGCCGATGAGGTGCTGCGCCTGGATCCGCTGTTCGCGGCCCTGGCCCCGGGCCTGGGTTCGATTCCACGGACCAAGGATCGGGTCGCCGATGATGACCGTGCCGAGCGCGGCTACATCCATGCCGGTCCCGCCGGTGCCGGACACTTCGTCAAGATGATCCACAACGGCATCGAGTACGGGATGATGCAGGCCTTCGCCGAGGGCTTCGACATTCTCAAGACCAAGTCGTCGGAGATCCTGCCGGAAGATCAGCGTTTTGACCTGAATGTGGCGGACATCGCCGAAGTCTGGCGTCGCGGCAGCGTGGTGTCGTCCTGGCTCCTGGACCTGACCGCCGATGCCCTGGCCGGCGATCCGAAGCTCGAGGGCTTTTCCGGTTCCGTGGCCGACAGCGGCGAAGGGCGCTGGACCATCGAAGCGGCCATGGAGCAGGCGGTGCCGGTGCCGGTCTTGTCCAACTCGCTGTTCTCCCGCTACCGCTCCCGCGGCCAGGGCACCTACGGCGACAAACTGCTCTCGGCCATGCGCTTCGGCTTTGGCGGCCATGTGGAGAGCGGGAAGAAATGA
- the zwf gene encoding glucose-6-phosphate dehydrogenase, protein MTATRKKSKALPAPPTTLFLFGARGDLVKRLLTPALYNLSRDGLLDEGLRIVGVDHNAVSDAEFATLLEDFLRDEVLSKQGQGASVDAAVWARLTRGISYVQGDFLDDSTYVELAARIAASGTGNAVFYLATAPRFFSEVVQRLGAAGLLEEREDGFRRVVIEKPFGSDLQTAEALNACLLKVMSEKQIYRIDHYLGKETVQNILVSRFSNSLFEAFWNNHYIDHVQITAAETVGVETRGSFYEHTGALRDMVPNHLFQLLAMVAMEPPAAFGADAVRGEKAKVVGAIRPWSLEEARANSVRGQYGAGLAGAKPLPGYRDEANVAPDSNTETYVALKVMIDNWRWVGVPFYLRTGKRMSVRDTEIVICFKPAPYAQFRDTEVERLSPTYLRIQIQPNEGMWFDLLAKKPGPSLDMANIELGFAYRDFFEMQPSTGYETLIYDCLIGDQTLFQRADNIENGWRAVQPFLDAWKQDAGVQPYPAGTDGPAAGDELLARDGRVWHALG, encoded by the coding sequence ATGACCGCTACGCGAAAGAAGTCCAAGGCGTTGCCGGCGCCGCCGACCACGCTGTTCCTGTTCGGTGCCCGGGGCGATCTGGTCAAGCGCCTGCTGACCCCGGCGCTGTACAACCTGAGCCGCGACGGCTTGCTGGATGAGGGACTGCGGATTGTCGGCGTCGACCACAACGCGGTGAGCGACGCCGAGTTCGCCACGCTGCTGGAAGACTTCCTTCGCGATGAAGTGCTGAGCAAACAAGGCCAGGGGGCGTCCGTGGACGCCGCCGTCTGGGCCCGCCTGACCCGGGGCATCAGCTATGTCCAGGGCGACTTCCTCGACGACAGCACCTATGTCGAGCTGGCCGCTCGGATTGCCGCCAGCGGCACTGGCAACGCGGTGTTCTACCTGGCCACCGCGCCGCGCTTCTTCAGTGAAGTGGTGCAGCGGCTGGGGGCGGCGGGGCTGCTGGAGGAGCGCGAGGATGGCTTTCGCCGGGTGGTGATCGAGAAGCCCTTCGGCTCCGACCTGCAGACCGCCGAAGCCCTCAACGCCTGCCTGCTCAAGGTCATGAGCGAGAAGCAGATCTATCGCATCGACCATTACCTGGGCAAGGAAACCGTGCAGAACATCCTGGTCAGCCGGTTCTCCAACAGCCTGTTCGAAGCGTTTTGGAACAATCATTACATCGACCACGTGCAGATCACCGCGGCGGAAACCGTCGGGGTCGAAACCCGTGGCAGCTTTTATGAACACACCGGCGCCCTGCGGGACATGGTGCCCAATCACCTGTTCCAGCTGTTGGCGATGGTGGCGATGGAACCCCCGGCAGCCTTTGGCGCCGACGCGGTGCGTGGCGAGAAGGCCAAGGTGGTGGGGGCGATCCGCCCCTGGTCCCTGGAAGAAGCCCGGGCCAACTCGGTGCGCGGTCAGTACGGTGCCGGCTTGGCAGGCGCCAAGCCGCTGCCGGGCTATCGCGACGAGGCCAATGTGGCGCCGGACAGCAATACCGAAACCTACGTCGCGCTGAAGGTGATGATCGACAACTGGCGCTGGGTCGGGGTGCCGTTCTACCTGCGCACCGGCAAGCGCATGAGCGTGCGCGACACCGAGATCGTCATCTGCTTCAAGCCGGCGCCCTATGCGCAATTCCGTGACACCGAGGTCGAGCGTCTGTCGCCGACCTACCTGCGGATCCAGATCCAGCCCAATGAAGGCATGTGGTTCGACCTGCTGGCGAAAAAGCCCGGGCCGAGCCTGGACATGGCCAATATCGAGCTGGGCTTTGCCTACCGCGATTTCTTCGAAATGCAGCCGTCCACCGGCTACGAGACGCTGATCTATGACTGCCTGATCGGCGACCAGACGCTGTTTCAGCGCGCCGACAACATCGAGAACGGCTGGCGTGCGGTGCAGCCCTTTCTCGATGCCTGGAAGCAGGACGCCGGGGTCCAGCCTTATCCCGCCGGCACCGATGGCCCGGCGGCTGGCGACGAGCTGCTGGCGCGGGACGGCCGGGTCTGGCACGCCCTCGGATGA
- a CDS encoding Cof-type HAD-IIB family hydrolase: protein MTVSQVPSIQFLLSDMDGTLLRPDHSISPRTLDAVRALRESGVAFSLATGRPPRAMQQQIEALGVDLPTAGFNGGSIVGPDGRFLVRHHVPVPAAVTALLLLEPWPQIETWVFADNQWLLRHLDGDLMPLERQALGYGPKVVDSFEEYLPRIDKIVAASRDHRLLVELESRLHASTAGQAQASRSQPRFLDVTALQADKGQALITLAEYLGVPLQHTAALGDGGNDSAMFQRAGLSIAMGQAPEQVKRQADVITGSNLEDRAAEAIERYILMR, encoded by the coding sequence ATGACGGTCTCCCAGGTGCCGTCGATCCAGTTCCTGCTCAGTGACATGGACGGCACGCTGCTGCGGCCCGACCACAGCATCAGCCCCCGCACCCTCGACGCCGTTCGCGCCCTGCGCGAGTCCGGGGTGGCTTTCAGTCTGGCCACCGGCCGACCGCCGCGGGCCATGCAGCAGCAGATCGAGGCCCTGGGCGTGGACCTGCCGACGGCAGGGTTCAACGGTGGCAGCATCGTCGGTCCCGATGGCCGCTTTCTGGTTCGTCATCATGTTCCGGTGCCGGCCGCGGTAACCGCCTTGCTGCTGCTCGAGCCCTGGCCGCAGATCGAAACCTGGGTCTTTGCCGACAACCAGTGGCTGCTGCGCCACCTCGATGGCGACCTCATGCCCCTGGAGCGCCAGGCGCTGGGCTATGGGCCGAAAGTGGTGGACAGTTTCGAGGAGTACCTGCCGCGCATCGACAAGATCGTTGCCGCCAGTCGCGACCATCGGTTGCTGGTGGAACTGGAGTCCCGCTTGCACGCAAGCACCGCGGGTCAGGCCCAGGCGTCCCGTTCGCAACCCAGGTTCCTGGATGTCACCGCCCTGCAGGCGGACAAGGGCCAGGCCCTGATCACCCTGGCCGAGTACCTGGGCGTGCCGCTGCAGCACACGGCGGCGCTGGGCGATGGTGGCAACGATTCGGCGATGTTCCAGCGTGCCGGCCTGTCGATTGCCATGGGCCAGGCGCCGGAGCAGGTCAAGCGCCAGGCTGATGTGATCACCGGCAGCAACCTGGAAGACCGCGCCGCCGAGGCCATCGAGCGCTACATCCTCATGCGCTGA
- the nhaB gene encoding sodium/proton antiporter NhaB has product MSGSMAQAFAHNFLGQSPRWYKASILAFLLLNPLLYVWVSPAAAGWCLVIEFIFTLAMALKCYPLMPGGLLLVEALLLGMATPQALYDELVHNFPVILLLMFMVAGIYFMKELLLFLFSRLLLGVRSKALLGLLFCFLSAFLSAFLDALTVTAVIISAAVGFYSVYHRVASGNDPRQDSAFADDQHLPTLHHDDLQQFRAFLRSLLMHGAVGTALGGVCTLVGEPQNLLIGHEMGWHFAEFLSKVAPVSMPVLAAGLVTCVLLEKLRWFGYGTLLPDNVRRVLANYAAEDDAQRTSRQRAALLVQGLAALILIVGLALHVAEVGLIGLLVIVLITAFTGITDEHRLGNAFKDAMPFTALLVVFFAVVAVIHQQQLFVPLIQWVLALPQEQQPGMLFIANGLLSAISDNVFVATIYITEVKRAFVAGQMSREHFETLAIAINTGTNLPSVATPNGQAAFLFLLTSAIAPLVRLSYGRMVWMALPYTVVMGLLGWYAVSYWL; this is encoded by the coding sequence ATGTCCGGCTCAATGGCCCAGGCGTTTGCGCACAATTTTCTCGGCCAGTCCCCTCGTTGGTACAAGGCCAGCATCCTCGCCTTCCTGCTGCTCAATCCCTTGCTGTACGTCTGGGTCAGCCCGGCCGCGGCCGGATGGTGCCTGGTGATCGAGTTCATCTTCACCCTGGCCATGGCCCTCAAGTGCTACCCATTGATGCCCGGTGGCCTGCTGTTGGTGGAGGCGCTGCTGCTGGGCATGGCCACGCCCCAGGCCCTGTACGACGAGCTGGTGCACAACTTCCCGGTGATCCTGCTGCTGATGTTCATGGTGGCCGGCATCTATTTCATGAAGGAGTTGCTGCTGTTCCTGTTCTCCCGGCTACTGCTGGGGGTGCGTTCCAAAGCGCTGCTGGGCTTGCTGTTCTGCTTTCTGTCGGCCTTTCTCTCGGCCTTCCTCGACGCCCTGACCGTCACCGCGGTGATCATCAGCGCCGCCGTGGGCTTCTACTCGGTGTACCACCGGGTGGCCTCCGGCAATGACCCGCGCCAGGACAGCGCCTTTGCCGATGACCAGCATCTGCCAACCCTGCATCACGACGACCTGCAGCAGTTCCGCGCCTTTCTGCGCAGCCTGTTGATGCACGGCGCCGTGGGCACGGCCCTGGGTGGCGTGTGCACCCTGGTGGGTGAACCACAGAACCTGTTGATCGGCCATGAAATGGGCTGGCACTTCGCCGAGTTCCTGAGCAAGGTGGCGCCGGTTTCAATGCCAGTGCTGGCGGCGGGGCTGGTGACCTGCGTGCTGCTGGAGAAACTGCGCTGGTTCGGTTACGGCACCCTGCTGCCGGACAACGTGCGTCGGGTACTGGCCAACTACGCTGCCGAGGACGATGCCCAGCGCACCTCGCGCCAGCGTGCGGCGCTGCTGGTGCAAGGGCTGGCGGCCTTGATCCTGATTGTCGGCCTGGCCCTGCACGTGGCCGAGGTCGGCCTGATCGGGCTGCTGGTGATCGTGCTGATCACCGCCTTCACCGGGATTACCGATGAGCACCGGCTGGGCAACGCCTTCAAGGACGCCATGCCCTTCACCGCCCTGCTGGTGGTGTTCTTTGCCGTGGTCGCGGTGATTCACCAGCAGCAACTGTTCGTGCCGCTGATCCAGTGGGTGCTGGCGCTGCCGCAGGAGCAGCAACCGGGCATGCTGTTCATCGCCAATGGCCTGCTGTCGGCCATCAGCGACAACGTGTTCGTCGCCACCATCTACATCACCGAAGTGAAACGCGCCTTTGTCGCCGGACAGATGAGCCGGGAGCACTTCGAAACCCTGGCGATCGCCATCAACACCGGCACCAACCTGCCCAGCGTAGCCACGCCCAACGGCCAGGCGGCGTTCCTGTTCCTGCTGACGTCGGCGATTGCGCCGCTGGTGCGCCTGTCCTACGGCCGCATGGTGTGGATGGCCCTGCCCTACACCGTGGTCATGGGCCTGCTGGGCTGGTACGCGGTGAGCTACTGGCTGTAG
- the paaZ gene encoding phenylacetic acid degradation bifunctional protein PaaZ, which produces MPQSPTLQSFIGGRWIGQHPAQALRSAIDGHEVARTHEEPLDFAEALQHGRVNGARALLAVDFQERARRLKALALYLGERKEQLYALSHHSGATRADSWIDIEGGNSTLFSYAGLGARELPSGNLLHEGPAQTLSKLGSFAGTHILVPRGGVAVHINAFNFPIWGMLEKFAPCFLAGMPCIVKPASATSYLTEAAVRLMHESGLLPEGSLQLVIGGTGDLLDRLQGQDLVTFTGSAVTAATLRANPNLIRHSVPFNAEADSLNCAILAPDVTPDDPEFELFIKEVVREMTVKAGQKCTAIRRAMVPAKQLDAVATGLRERLSKVVVGDPSVEGVRMGALASHAQQRDVAERLESLLHSSDLLFGARDGFEPRGDNVSQGAFFAPTLLLTRDPLAQGGAHDIEAFGPVSSLMAYDDLDQALELAARGKGSLVASLVTKDPGIAAQVIPRAASWHGRLLVLDRECAGESTGHGSPLPQLKHGGPGRAGGGEELGGLRAVKHYLQRAAVQGSPSMLAAVTGEYLRGAKVIETEVHPFRRHFQDLRIGESLLTHRRTVTEADLVNFGCLSGDHFYMHFDEIAAKESQFGKRIAHGYFVLSAAAGLFVSPGPGPVLANYGLDTLRFISPVGIGDTLQARLTCKRKIDQGKQSPQGTPQGVVAWDVEVTNQLGELVASYDILTLVAKRPD; this is translated from the coding sequence ATGCCACAGTCTCCTACCCTGCAAAGCTTTATCGGCGGCCGCTGGATCGGCCAGCACCCGGCCCAGGCCTTGCGCAGCGCCATCGACGGCCATGAAGTGGCGCGCACCCATGAAGAGCCCCTGGATTTCGCCGAAGCGCTGCAACATGGCCGCGTGAACGGCGCCCGAGCCCTGCTGGCCGTGGACTTCCAGGAACGCGCCCGGCGCCTCAAGGCCCTGGCGCTGTACCTTGGTGAACGCAAGGAACAGCTGTACGCCCTGTCCCACCACAGCGGCGCGACCCGGGCCGACAGCTGGATCGACATCGAGGGCGGCAACAGCACCCTGTTCAGCTATGCCGGGCTCGGCGCCCGCGAGCTGCCCTCGGGCAACCTGCTGCACGAAGGCCCGGCGCAGACCCTGAGCAAGCTCGGCAGTTTTGCCGGCACCCATATCCTGGTGCCCCGTGGCGGCGTGGCGGTGCACATCAACGCCTTCAACTTTCCCATCTGGGGGATGCTGGAAAAGTTCGCCCCCTGCTTCCTCGCCGGCATGCCCTGCATCGTCAAGCCGGCCAGTGCCACCAGCTACCTGACCGAGGCCGCGGTGCGCCTGATGCATGAGTCCGGCCTGTTGCCCGAAGGCAGCCTGCAACTGGTGATCGGCGGCACCGGCGATCTGCTGGATCGCTTGCAAGGCCAGGACCTGGTGACCTTCACCGGCTCGGCGGTCACCGCCGCCACGCTGCGGGCCAACCCCAACCTGATCCGCCACTCGGTGCCCTTCAACGCCGAGGCCGATTCGCTGAACTGCGCGATCCTGGCCCCGGACGTAACTCCGGACGACCCGGAATTCGAGCTGTTCATCAAGGAAGTGGTGCGGGAAATGACGGTCAAGGCCGGACAGAAATGTACCGCCATCCGCCGCGCCATGGTTCCGGCCAAGCAGTTGGACGCCGTGGCCACGGGCTTGCGCGAGCGTCTGTCGAAGGTGGTGGTCGGCGATCCATCGGTGGAAGGTGTGCGCATGGGCGCCCTGGCCTCCCACGCGCAACAGCGGGATGTGGCCGAGCGCCTGGAAAGCCTGCTGCACAGCAGCGACCTGTTGTTCGGCGCCCGGGACGGCTTCGAACCCCGGGGCGACAACGTCAGCCAGGGCGCGTTCTTTGCCCCGACCCTGTTGTTGACCCGTGATCCCCTGGCCCAGGGCGGCGCCCACGATATCGAGGCCTTTGGCCCGGTCAGCAGCCTGATGGCCTACGACGATCTGGACCAGGCCCTGGAACTGGCCGCCCGCGGCAAGGGCAGCCTGGTGGCCAGCCTGGTGACCAAGGACCCGGGCATCGCCGCCCAGGTCATTCCCCGGGCTGCCAGCTGGCACGGCCGCTTGCTGGTCCTGGACCGCGAGTGCGCCGGCGAATCCACCGGTCACGGCTCGCCGCTGCCGCAACTCAAGCACGGTGGCCCGGGTCGCGCCGGCGGCGGTGAAGAGCTGGGCGGCCTGCGGGCGGTCAAGCACTACCTGCAGCGGGCCGCGGTGCAGGGTTCCCCGAGCATGCTGGCGGCAGTGACCGGCGAATACCTGCGCGGCGCCAAGGTCATCGAAACCGAGGTCCACCCGTTCCGCCGGCACTTCCAGGACCTGCGCATCGGCGAATCCCTGCTGACCCACCGGCGCACCGTGACCGAGGCCGACCTGGTGAACTTCGGCTGCCTGTCGGGGGACCACTTCTATATGCACTTCGACGAGATCGCCGCCAAAGAGTCGCAGTTCGGCAAGCGCATTGCCCACGGCTACTTCGTACTTTCGGCGGCGGCCGGCCTGTTCGTTTCCCCGGGGCCGGGCCCGGTCCTGGCCAACTATGGCCTGGACACCCTGCGCTTCATCAGCCCGGTGGGGATTGGCGACACCCTGCAGGCGCGCCTGACCTGCAAGCGCAAGATCGACCAGGGCAAACAGAGCCCCCAGGGCACGCCACAAGGAGTGGTGGCCTGGGACGTGGAAGTGACCAACCAACTGGGTGAACTGGTGGCCAGCTACGACATCCTGACCCTGGTCGCCAAACGCCCCGACTAA